A single Xylella taiwanensis DNA region contains:
- the holA gene encoding DNA polymerase III subunit delta, whose amino-acid sequence MELRPEQLANLPANQPLQPAYLIAGPETLRLVEAVDAIRARARTDGITEREVFDAENRDFDWQQLASSFNAPSLFSSRRLIEIHLPGGKPGKEGSEVIRAFCAAPPPDVVLLIICNEWNKTHHGKWTDAIARIGKIAIAWTIKPHELPDWITRRLHSKGLRATADVVQQLSTRLEGNLLAAAQEIDKLALLTQGPLLDLETMESCVADTARYDVFRLAEAMLSGQPAAAVRMLAKLRAEGETVAALLPILIKELIRVTTLAWVQNSSGNLAAEMKAQGIWETRQAPFKRALQRHPSAYRWEHFVAEAGRIDRIAKGRSDGNAWLALERLLVAVAEAGAARLLA is encoded by the coding sequence ATGGAACTTCGTCCAGAGCAGCTCGCCAACCTGCCGGCCAACCAACCGTTACAGCCAGCCTACCTGATCGCCGGCCCCGAAACGCTGCGCTTAGTAGAAGCTGTCGATGCGATACGTGCGCGGGCACGTACTGACGGCATCACCGAACGTGAAGTATTTGACGCCGAGAATCGCGATTTCGACTGGCAGCAACTTGCATCCAGCTTCAACGCCCCAAGTCTGTTCAGTTCCCGTCGCTTGATCGAAATACACCTGCCAGGCGGCAAGCCTGGTAAGGAAGGCAGTGAAGTCATCAGAGCCTTCTGTGCGGCCCCGCCGCCAGACGTTGTGTTACTGATCATCTGCAACGAATGGAATAAAACACACCATGGTAAGTGGACCGATGCAATCGCACGCATCGGTAAAATCGCAATCGCCTGGACCATCAAGCCTCACGAACTACCCGACTGGATTACACGCCGCCTGCATAGCAAAGGGCTACGCGCCACTGCGGATGTGGTGCAACAGTTAAGCACACGCCTGGAGGGCAATCTGCTCGCCGCCGCCCAGGAGATTGACAAATTGGCACTGTTAACCCAAGGCCCTCTCCTCGACCTGGAGACCATGGAATCCTGCGTTGCCGACACAGCCCGTTATGACGTATTCCGACTTGCCGAAGCGATGCTGTCTGGCCAACCAGCTGCAGCGGTACGCATGCTCGCCAAGCTACGTGCTGAAGGCGAAACGGTTGCAGCACTGCTGCCCATTCTGATCAAAGAACTGATCCGTGTTACTACGCTGGCATGGGTCCAGAATAGCAGCGGTAATTTAGCCGCAGAAATGAAAGCACAAGGCATCTGGGAGACACGTCAAGCACCGTTCAAGCGTGCGTTGCAGCGTCATCCCTCAGCATACCGTTGGGAGCACTTCGTTGCCGAAGCCGGGCGCATCGACCGCATCGCCAAAGGACGCAGTGACGGCAATGCGTGGCTGGCGCTGGAACGGCTGCTGGTCGCAGTGGCAGAAGCAGGTGCAGCGCGTCTGCTAGCATAA
- the nadD gene encoding nicotinate-nucleotide adenylyltransferase encodes MSSMHVFYGGTFDPVHTGHLTIARAARAALGAPVALLPSADPPHRPTPSASSIDRLRMLCLAVSDEPGLSVDPRELQRAARQTQPSYTVDTLTEVRSELGPKTSIIWLLGADAFLNLSNWQRWQTLPELAHLVVANRPGVTLQAPLPPKMAAIFNDRWVQDPATLRSTANGRVWLLNQHPTPSSASNVRAAIAAATDWEADLIPAVAEYIRTHGLYGIHDIN; translated from the coding sequence ATGTCCAGCATGCACGTGTTTTATGGCGGAACTTTTGATCCCGTGCATACCGGCCACTTAACCATCGCGCGCGCAGCACGTGCAGCACTGGGAGCACCCGTAGCGCTGCTCCCATCCGCTGATCCGCCACATCGTCCGACACCCAGCGCATCAAGCATAGATCGCTTACGCATGTTGTGCTTAGCGGTCTCCGACGAACCAGGTTTGTCGGTGGATCCGCGTGAGTTGCAACGCGCGGCGCGGCAGACGCAGCCGTCCTACACCGTCGACACCTTGACCGAAGTACGCAGTGAACTCGGCCCCAAAACATCGATCATCTGGCTGCTGGGTGCTGACGCCTTCCTCAACCTGAGCAACTGGCAACGTTGGCAAACATTACCGGAACTCGCTCATCTGGTCGTCGCCAACCGACCAGGCGTCACACTACAAGCACCACTGCCGCCCAAGATGGCTGCCATCTTCAATGATCGCTGGGTCCAAGATCCTGCAACACTTCGCAGCACTGCGAACGGGCGTGTCTGGTTATTGAACCAACACCCGACCCCAAGCTCAGCAAGCAACGTGCGTGCCGCCATCGCTGCCGCCACCGACTGGGAGGCCGACCTCATACCAGCAGTTGCAGAATACATCCGCACCCATGGCCTATACGGCATCCATGACATCAATTAA
- the rsfS gene encoding ribosome silencing factor — MTNQAHLIKTTIPTPPPSLPMLLSTVCEAVETLKAKDIVKIDVRGKSSVADYLVIASGTSTRHVKSIAEEVVKFVKRLDIMPLGVEGKREAEWVLIDLGDVIVHVMLPRIREFYALERLWIVADQLTSSDNAN, encoded by the coding sequence TTGACCAATCAAGCGCATCTCATCAAAACCACCATACCCACACCACCGCCATCGCTACCGATGCTGCTGTCGACCGTCTGCGAGGCCGTTGAAACACTCAAAGCCAAAGACATCGTAAAGATCGACGTACGTGGCAAATCCAGCGTCGCAGACTACTTGGTGATCGCTTCAGGCACCTCCACACGCCACGTGAAATCGATTGCTGAGGAGGTGGTCAAGTTTGTCAAGCGCCTGGACATCATGCCGTTGGGTGTGGAAGGCAAGCGCGAAGCTGAATGGGTATTGATCGATCTTGGTGACGTGATCGTCCATGTGATGCTACCGCGCATACGCGAGTTCTATGCATTAGAACGGCTATGGATCGTCGCTGACCAACTGACATCAAGCGACAACGCAAACTGA
- a CDS encoding LiaI-LiaF-like domain-containing protein has translation MQSKSNVVTALILILVGLLFLANNLGWTQLSLGRLIATWWPALLVAMGIGMLFNKGR, from the coding sequence ATGCAATCTAAATCTAACGTTGTTACCGCACTGATTCTGATTCTGGTTGGTTTGCTGTTTTTAGCGAATAACTTAGGTTGGACTCAGCTTAGTCTCGGTCGGTTGATTGCCACGTGGTGGCCGGCATTGCTGGTAGCAATGGGGATCGGCATGTTATTCAACAAAGGTAGGTAA
- the mltB gene encoding lytic murein transglycosylase B, whose amino-acid sequence MIKRLITSILTLGLVACASQPSSKRPASPTPTEPTKTTEPPKVTEPPLDLSPVPFEIARTNFIRDTATKYGLDPRWIEATLAQAQIKDGILAAMSRPAEQVKPWSEYRLMFVNQQRIDSGRKFLASHKMQLKRVEAATGVPMELIVAIMGVETDYGTSRDKYRVLDALYTLAFRYPRSGDPNKLKREVQRELFFRDELGQLFALGKEEGLDVTTLMGSYAGAMGMGQFMPSNYRDYAVDGDGDGKRDLFTNKEDVFASIANYFVKEKGGWVRGGLIAVPATLTPGYQEFTPPDWIPRYTLTELAARGYHANAPVTDGTTATPISLDGTTGKQYWLCFQNYYAITRYNPSKMYAMAVFQLSEAIAGRALPKT is encoded by the coding sequence ATGATTAAGCGCTTAATAACTTCCATACTGACTCTCGGCCTCGTCGCCTGTGCATCGCAACCCTCATCCAAGCGGCCAGCGAGTCCAACGCCAACAGAACCGACGAAAACGACAGAACCGCCCAAAGTCACAGAACCTCCACTGGATTTGTCCCCCGTTCCGTTTGAAATCGCTCGTACCAATTTCATACGCGATACCGCTACCAAGTACGGGTTGGACCCGCGATGGATCGAAGCAACCCTGGCTCAAGCTCAAATCAAAGATGGGATATTGGCAGCAATGTCGCGCCCAGCCGAGCAAGTCAAACCGTGGAGCGAATACCGGTTGATGTTCGTCAATCAGCAAAGGATCGATAGTGGACGTAAGTTCTTAGCCTCTCACAAGATGCAACTGAAACGCGTTGAGGCTGCTACTGGCGTGCCAATGGAGTTAATCGTCGCGATTATGGGTGTGGAAACCGACTACGGTACTAGTCGTGATAAATACCGGGTACTGGACGCGTTATACACACTCGCCTTTCGATACCCACGCAGCGGCGATCCAAACAAGCTCAAACGCGAAGTGCAACGTGAGTTGTTTTTCCGCGATGAACTCGGCCAGTTATTTGCACTCGGTAAGGAAGAAGGCCTGGATGTGACCACATTGATGGGCAGCTACGCCGGTGCCATGGGCATGGGTCAGTTCATGCCCTCCAACTATCGTGACTATGCAGTAGACGGTGACGGTGACGGCAAACGTGACCTGTTCACCAACAAGGAGGACGTATTCGCTTCCATCGCCAATTACTTCGTCAAAGAAAAGGGCGGTTGGGTGCGTGGCGGTCTGATCGCGGTACCAGCCACCCTCACTCCGGGTTACCAGGAATTTACTCCTCCCGACTGGATCCCACGTTACACCCTGACCGAGTTGGCCGCGCGTGGCTACCATGCCAATGCACCCGTGACGGACGGCACCACCGCCACCCCGATTAGTCTGGACGGCACCACCGGTAAACAATACTGGCTGTGCTTCCAGAATTACTACGCAATTACCCGATATAACCCCTCCAAAATGTATGCGATGGCAGTATTTCAACTCTCCGAAGCCATTGCCGGCCGCGCACTCCCCAAAACATGA
- a CDS encoding septal ring lytic transglycosylase RlpA family protein, whose product MNTRWYFIAFVFDLMACSTTPHKGGTYPGTPTSKIADRKHSETATLCPPTSPYAPAKELPSTRNGYTKNGLYKPGIKDGVPDEVPDVACIPEPLVTVEPRSVIGNQSPYVVLGKSYRVLDEAKGYVKRGIASYYGTKFHGRLTSNREVYDMYAFTAAHKTLPLPSFALITNLDNGQSVVVRVNDRGPFHDDRLIDLSYAAAVKLGFTENGLANVEVRVLSEDDNPMLLARNNRRIAPTTASALASTGPTTTAQTPTNSISATVKPDNPINRLQSLPTSSPSVTTLTPIVPVTTITTRPPEAPIIAAASVSKATPPSETTQAPLTGTLHVPEVATTTLDSILVQVASFASRENANRALTQLTSAGIVGASISAIVSSGRTLWRLRVDAPDHDTALELIRRITPLGLGRPQIVGL is encoded by the coding sequence ATGAACACACGTTGGTACTTCATAGCATTTGTTTTTGACCTGATGGCGTGCAGCACCACACCACACAAAGGTGGCACATACCCAGGTACACCCACGTCCAAGATCGCTGACAGAAAGCACTCGGAAACCGCAACTCTTTGCCCACCAACCTCTCCGTACGCACCGGCTAAAGAGCTACCCAGTACCCGCAACGGCTACACCAAAAATGGCCTGTATAAGCCTGGTATCAAAGATGGTGTGCCAGACGAGGTACCCGATGTCGCCTGTATCCCAGAGCCCCTTGTGACCGTCGAACCACGCTCGGTCATCGGCAACCAATCACCGTACGTGGTATTAGGTAAATCCTACCGAGTACTTGACGAAGCCAAAGGCTATGTGAAGCGAGGCATTGCCTCATATTACGGAACCAAATTCCATGGCCGGCTGACCTCCAACCGCGAGGTCTATGACATGTACGCCTTCACCGCCGCACACAAAACGCTACCACTCCCCAGCTTCGCCCTGATTACCAATTTGGACAATGGCCAATCGGTCGTGGTAAGAGTCAATGATCGCGGCCCGTTTCACGACGATCGATTGATCGATCTCAGCTACGCCGCAGCAGTGAAACTGGGCTTTACCGAAAACGGACTCGCAAATGTCGAAGTCCGTGTACTCAGCGAAGACGACAACCCAATGCTGCTGGCGCGGAATAACAGGCGTATCGCACCGACAACCGCAAGTGCCCTCGCCTCCACGGGTCCAACGACGACGGCACAAACACCAACCAACAGCATCTCAGCCACTGTCAAGCCTGATAACCCCATCAATCGCCTGCAATCACTACCGACCAGCAGCCCCTCGGTCACCACGCTCACTCCCATTGTGCCGGTGACGACCATCACCACCCGGCCACCTGAGGCTCCTATCATTGCAGCTGCAAGCGTCTCCAAAGCAACACCACCCAGTGAAACAACGCAAGCTCCTCTTACAGGGACCCTCCATGTTCCTGAGGTCGCCACCACCACGCTGGACAGCATCCTAGTGCAAGTGGCCAGCTTCGCAAGCCGTGAGAACGCCAACCGCGCACTGACCCAACTGACCTCCGCCGGCATTGTCGGAGCCAGCATCAGTGCTATCGTCAGCAGCGGACGCACTCTGTGGCGACTGCGCGTTGACGCACCAGACCATGACACCGCCTTAGAACTGATAAGACGCATTACTCCTCTCGGATTAGGCCGTCCACAAATCGTTGGCCTATGA
- a CDS encoding rhomboid family intramembrane serine protease, translating into MITLILIAINALVFWLAFNNGRLRDRLIFWPPAVDRDRQYDRLITYGFVHADVSHLVFNMVTLYFFGRMIEAVMGELTGSVLTYPLFYLGALLVSILPSYIKNQKNPQYLSLGASGAVSAVLFASVLLQPWASIVVFFIPTPAIFYAVFYVGYSIWMGRRGGDGINHSAHLSGAAFGVVFMLCMEPQLLQVFLMQLSMPRFG; encoded by the coding sequence ATGATTACTTTGATTTTGATCGCTATTAATGCGCTGGTGTTCTGGTTGGCTTTCAACAATGGCCGTTTGCGTGATCGGTTGATTTTTTGGCCACCGGCGGTTGACCGCGATCGCCAATACGATCGGTTGATCACTTATGGTTTTGTGCATGCCGATGTTTCGCATTTGGTGTTCAACATGGTGACGTTGTATTTCTTTGGCCGCATGATTGAGGCAGTAATGGGTGAGCTCACTGGTAGCGTATTGACTTACCCTTTGTTTTATTTAGGGGCGCTGTTGGTTTCGATTCTGCCCAGCTATATCAAGAACCAGAAAAATCCACAATATCTGAGTCTTGGCGCTTCAGGGGCTGTGTCTGCTGTGTTGTTCGCTTCGGTATTGTTGCAGCCTTGGGCGTCAATTGTTGTGTTCTTTATCCCTACGCCTGCGATTTTTTACGCTGTTTTTTATGTGGGTTATAGCATTTGGATGGGGCGCCGCGGCGGTGATGGGATTAATCATAGTGCACATCTTTCTGGTGCTGCTTTTGGTGTGGTGTTTATGTTGTGTATGGAACCGCAGTTGTTGCAGGTATTTTTGATGCAGTTGAGTATGCCCCGCTTTGGCTGA